The following coding sequences lie in one Kitasatospora azatica KCTC 9699 genomic window:
- a CDS encoding glycerol-3-phosphate dehydrogenase/oxidase translates to MNTSLNAARRSRELAELRGPDVGPVDVLVIGGGVTGAGVALDAASRGLSVVLAEKHDLAFGTSRWSSKLVHGGLRYLASGAVGIARESAVERDILLRRTAPHLVHALPQIVPLLPGTGFGGAALVRAGFLAGDALRLSAGTPSAVLPRSRRLAPAEVLRYAPTVAAAGLRGGLVFWDGQLVDDARLVVALARTAAGYGARVLTRCAASGASGSGALLRDELTGDSFRLRARTVINATGVWAGGLAPGITLRPSRGTHLVFPQSAFAGLNAGLTVPVPGETNRFVFALPAPDGRVYVGLTDEDAPGPIPDEPQASETEIDFLLRTINSALRTPLTRADLLGTFAGLRPLLDDGTGRTADVSRKHAVLTAPDGLVTVVGGKLTTYRRMAEDALDAALARTRLPAGPCRTRTLPLVGAAPRAALAEVPGPLRLVRRYGTEAPAVLAAGESTPVAPGVATTMAELRFAVAHEGALDVADLLDRRTRLGLSPSDRASAQDAAAAALRQ, encoded by the coding sequence ATGAACACCTCACTCAACGCCGCCCGCCGCTCCCGCGAGCTGGCCGAGCTGCGCGGACCGGACGTCGGCCCGGTCGACGTCCTGGTCATCGGCGGCGGAGTCACCGGTGCGGGGGTCGCGCTGGACGCCGCCTCGCGCGGGCTGTCCGTGGTCCTCGCCGAGAAGCACGACCTCGCCTTCGGCACCAGCCGGTGGAGCTCCAAGCTGGTCCACGGCGGCCTGCGCTACCTCGCCTCCGGCGCCGTCGGCATCGCCCGCGAGAGCGCCGTCGAACGCGACATCCTGCTCCGCCGCACCGCCCCGCACCTGGTGCACGCGCTGCCGCAGATCGTCCCGCTGCTGCCCGGCACCGGCTTCGGCGGCGCCGCCCTGGTCCGGGCCGGCTTCCTGGCCGGGGACGCGCTGCGGCTCAGCGCCGGCACCCCCTCGGCGGTGCTGCCGCGCTCGCGCCGGCTGGCCCCCGCCGAGGTGCTGCGCTACGCCCCCACCGTCGCGGCCGCCGGCCTGCGCGGCGGGCTGGTCTTCTGGGACGGCCAACTCGTGGACGACGCACGGCTGGTGGTCGCACTGGCGCGGACCGCGGCGGGGTACGGGGCGCGGGTGCTGACCCGCTGCGCGGCGTCCGGGGCCAGCGGCTCCGGTGCGCTGCTGCGCGACGAACTGACCGGCGACAGCTTCCGGTTGCGCGCCCGCACGGTGATCAACGCCACCGGGGTGTGGGCGGGCGGGCTGGCCCCAGGGATCACCCTGCGGCCCAGTCGCGGCACCCACCTGGTCTTCCCGCAGTCCGCCTTCGCCGGCCTCAACGCCGGGCTCACCGTCCCGGTCCCCGGCGAGACCAACCGCTTCGTCTTCGCCCTGCCGGCGCCGGACGGCCGGGTCTACGTCGGGCTCACCGACGAGGACGCGCCCGGCCCGATCCCCGACGAGCCGCAGGCCTCCGAGACCGAGATCGACTTCCTGCTGCGGACCATCAACTCCGCGCTGCGCACCCCGCTCACCCGGGCCGACCTGCTCGGCACCTTCGCCGGCCTGCGCCCGCTGCTGGACGACGGCACCGGCCGCACCGCCGACGTCTCCCGCAAGCACGCCGTGCTGACCGCCCCCGACGGCCTGGTCACCGTGGTCGGCGGCAAGCTCACCACCTACCGCCGGATGGCCGAGGACGCGCTCGACGCCGCCCTCGCCCGCACCCGGCTGCCCGCCGGCCCCTGCCGCACCCGCACCCTCCCGCTGGTCGGCGCCGCTCCCCGGGCCGCGCTGGCGGAGGTGCCGGGCCCGCTGCGGCTGGTCCGCCGCTACGGAACCGAGGCCCCGGCCGTGCTGGCCGCCGGCGAGAGCACCCCGGTCGCCCCGGGCGTGGCGACCACGATGGCCGAACTCCGGTTCGCGGTGGCCCACGAAGGCGCCCTGGACGTCGCCGACTTGCTGGACCGACGTACCCGACTTGGCCTATCACCGTCGGATCGTGCGTCGGCGCAGGACGCAGCGGCGGCAGCACTGCGACAGTAG
- a CDS encoding TetR/AcrR family transcriptional regulator, protein MVSQRINTQVELKAANAIPEERILDAAYQLLLSFGMQRITMADIARQAGVSRATLYRRWGGVREVLGALTIREWTALTLAAMPGEARAIGRAELVDGVVRLVRGIRVHPLLRKIIEVDPDFLTPYLLTRRGTNTNHQLEMLTGALGLAVAEGSVRAEDPELLARAVLLTAWSFTLTGPVFTDTPDGAGPELDRLDAELRLLLDRYLAPQQQGGHA, encoded by the coding sequence GTGGTGTCGCAGCGAATCAACACTCAGGTAGAACTCAAGGCCGCCAACGCCATCCCCGAGGAGCGGATCCTCGACGCGGCGTACCAGCTGCTGCTCAGCTTCGGCATGCAGCGCATCACGATGGCCGACATCGCCCGCCAGGCGGGCGTGTCGCGGGCCACCCTGTACCGCCGCTGGGGCGGCGTGCGCGAGGTGCTCGGCGCCCTGACCATCCGGGAGTGGACGGCGCTCACGCTCGCCGCGATGCCGGGGGAGGCGCGGGCGATCGGGCGGGCGGAGCTGGTGGACGGGGTGGTCCGGCTGGTCCGGGGGATCCGGGTCCACCCGCTGCTGCGGAAGATCATCGAGGTCGACCCGGACTTCCTCACGCCCTATCTGCTGACCAGGCGCGGCACCAACACCAACCACCAGCTGGAGATGCTGACGGGCGCACTGGGCCTCGCGGTGGCCGAGGGTTCGGTGCGGGCCGAGGACCCGGAGCTGTTGGCCCGCGCGGTGCTGCTGACCGCCTGGTCGTTCACCCTCACCGGCCCGGTCTTCACCGACACCCCCGACGGGGCCGGCCCCGAACTCGACCGGCTCGACGCCGAGCTGCGTCTGCTGCTCGACCGCTACCTGGCGCCCCAACAGCAAGGCGGACACGCATGA
- a CDS encoding FAD-binding oxidoreductase: MTESDLPLTDFHPYRWGDPAHRTTLPAAAQETLAAFGVRTPEKPPVELDRLPLPEPAVDLAALAEAVGAEHVTATPAARLAHTRGWSTPDLLRLRAGDASDAPDAVAYPGSHEEVVALLECCERLGYAVVPYSGGTSVVGGLAPERAGFAGVVALDLKRLDAVLAVDEVSRTATLQAGLRGVEAERLLRERGLTLGHFPQSYEGASIGGYAAARSAGQSSAGYGRFDEMVVGLVLATPRGTLTTGSAPKSAAGPDLRQLVLGSEGTLGVITSVTVRVRPVPAERVYEAWRFDTFEEGAAALRRLVQDGPLPTVLRLSDEAETSVNLADPAAMFGGGPGGCLAVTGYEGTAAEVAARRAGAGEVLAAAGGQPMGTEPGEAWRTGRYRAPYLRDPLLDAGVLIETLETVTFWSNLPALRAAVTAALTDALGAQGTPPLVLCHISHVYETGASLYFTVACAQTEDPLGQWQAAKSAANAAIRATGAAITHHHGVGTDHRETYAQEVGPLAIEALRAVKRVLDPAGILNPGVLLARDESGR; the protein is encoded by the coding sequence ATGACCGAGTCAGACCTGCCCCTCACCGATTTCCACCCCTACCGCTGGGGCGACCCCGCCCACCGCACCACACTGCCGGCCGCCGCCCAGGAGACCCTTGCCGCCTTCGGCGTCCGCACCCCCGAGAAGCCGCCGGTGGAGCTGGACCGACTCCCGCTGCCCGAGCCCGCCGTGGACCTCGCGGCGCTGGCCGAAGCGGTCGGCGCCGAGCACGTCACCGCCACCCCGGCGGCCCGCCTCGCCCACACCCGCGGCTGGTCCACCCCCGACCTGCTGCGCCTGCGCGCCGGCGACGCCTCCGACGCGCCCGACGCCGTCGCCTACCCGGGCTCGCACGAGGAGGTGGTGGCGCTGCTGGAGTGCTGCGAGCGACTCGGCTACGCCGTCGTCCCCTACTCCGGCGGCACCTCGGTGGTCGGCGGCCTGGCCCCCGAGCGGGCCGGCTTCGCGGGCGTGGTCGCGCTGGACCTGAAGCGGCTGGACGCCGTGCTGGCGGTGGACGAGGTCTCCCGCACCGCCACCCTGCAGGCCGGCCTGCGCGGCGTGGAGGCCGAACGGCTGCTGCGCGAGCGCGGCCTGACGCTGGGTCACTTCCCGCAGTCCTACGAGGGCGCGAGCATCGGCGGCTACGCGGCGGCCCGCTCGGCCGGCCAGTCCTCGGCCGGGTACGGGCGGTTCGACGAGATGGTGGTCGGCCTGGTCCTGGCCACCCCGCGCGGCACCCTGACCACCGGCAGCGCGCCCAAGTCGGCGGCCGGGCCCGACCTGCGCCAGTTGGTGCTGGGCTCGGAGGGCACCCTCGGCGTGATCACCTCGGTGACCGTCCGGGTCCGTCCCGTCCCGGCCGAACGGGTCTACGAGGCCTGGCGGTTCGACACCTTCGAGGAGGGTGCGGCGGCGCTGCGCCGGCTCGTCCAGGACGGGCCGCTGCCGACCGTGCTGCGCCTGTCCGACGAGGCCGAGACCTCGGTCAACCTGGCCGACCCGGCCGCGATGTTCGGCGGCGGCCCCGGCGGCTGCCTGGCCGTCACCGGCTACGAGGGCACGGCGGCCGAGGTGGCCGCGCGGCGGGCCGGAGCCGGCGAGGTGCTGGCGGCGGCCGGCGGGCAGCCGATGGGCACCGAGCCCGGCGAGGCCTGGCGCACCGGGCGCTACCGCGCGCCGTACCTGCGGGATCCGCTGCTGGACGCGGGCGTGCTGATCGAGACGCTGGAGACGGTGACCTTCTGGTCCAACCTGCCCGCGCTGCGCGCCGCCGTCACCGCGGCGCTGACCGACGCGCTGGGCGCCCAGGGCACCCCGCCGCTGGTGCTCTGCCACATCTCGCACGTCTACGAGACCGGGGCCTCGCTCTACTTCACCGTCGCCTGCGCCCAGACCGAGGACCCGCTCGGCCAGTGGCAGGCCGCGAAGTCGGCCGCCAACGCGGCGATCCGGGCCACCGGCGCGGCGATCACCCACCACCACGGCGTCGGCACCGACCACCGCGAGACCTACGCGCAGGAGGTCGGGCCGCTGGCGATCGAGGCGCTGCGGGCGGTCAAGCGGGTGCTGGACCCGGCGGGGATCCTCAACCCGGGCGTGCTGCTGGCTCGCGACGAGAGCGGCCGCTGA
- a CDS encoding diacylglycerol/lipid kinase family protein, with amino-acid sequence MPAATQARRFTAVVNPISGGGHAAARWEPVAALLRAAGATVHTEPTRSREHAIGCAKAAAERGDVVVAVGGDGLVRDVVAGAVTGHGTFAVVPAGRGNDLARLLNIPVDPAALADLLLTGSTRDLDVLEVNGVIAPGNVYIGIDSVATRIINAGRGLPALLLYRLAPLRAILSWRAAGYTLTVDGVHSQVRAHTVILANSGAYGHGLRIVPSAKPDDGLLDVMVVGDGPRSKIVSFMNEAKRGTHTDRPEVSVRTAREVAVDADRPIPVCADGDEIATLPARVRVLPGALTVIAP; translated from the coding sequence GTGCCCGCCGCCACGCAGGCACGCCGGTTCACCGCGGTGGTGAACCCGATCTCGGGCGGTGGCCACGCCGCCGCCCGCTGGGAGCCGGTCGCCGCGCTGCTGCGCGCGGCCGGCGCCACCGTGCACACCGAGCCGACCCGCAGCCGGGAGCACGCGATCGGCTGCGCGAAGGCCGCCGCCGAGCGCGGCGACGTGGTGGTCGCGGTCGGCGGGGACGGCCTGGTGCGGGACGTCGTGGCCGGCGCCGTCACCGGCCACGGCACCTTCGCCGTCGTCCCGGCCGGGCGGGGCAACGACCTGGCCCGGCTGCTGAACATTCCGGTGGACCCTGCGGCGCTGGCCGATCTGCTGTTGACCGGGTCGACACGCGATCTCGACGTGCTGGAGGTCAACGGGGTGATCGCGCCGGGCAACGTGTACATCGGCATCGATTCCGTCGCCACCCGGATCATCAACGCCGGCCGCGGACTGCCCGCCCTGCTGCTCTACCGCCTGGCCCCGCTGCGCGCGATCCTGTCCTGGCGAGCGGCCGGCTACACCCTCACCGTGGACGGTGTGCACAGCCAGGTCCGCGCGCACACCGTGATCCTCGCCAACTCCGGCGCCTACGGTCACGGCCTGCGGATCGTGCCGTCGGCCAAGCCGGACGACGGGCTGCTCGACGTGATGGTGGTCGGCGACGGCCCGCGCTCGAAGATCGTCTCCTTCATGAACGAGGCCAAGCGCGGCACCCACACCGACCGCCCCGAGGTCTCCGTGCGGACCGCCCGCGAGGTGGCCGTGGACGCCGACCGCCCGATCCCGGTCTGCGCGGACGGCGACGAGATCGCCACCCTCCCCGCGCGGGTCCGGGTCCTGCCCGGGGCGTTGACGGTGATCGCCCCCTAG
- a CDS encoding alpha-hydroxy-acid oxidizing protein: MPQQFGDYQNEIYLHGLGGVLPTLPMAFAELEARAEAALPPSVWSYVAGGAGDEHTQRANVRAFERWGLHPRMLVGAKQRDLSVELFGLTLPSPLFMAPVGVIGLCAQDGHGDLATARAAARTGVPMVASTLSVDPLERVAGEFGDTPGFFQLYTPTDRELAASLVHRAEAAGFKGIVITLDTWITGWRPRDLATGNFPQLRGHCLANYFTDPVFRARLKQTPEENPGAAVLEWVGVFGNPLTWDDLPWLRSLTTLPIILKGLSHPDDVRRAKDAGVDGVYCSNHGGRQANGGLPALDALPGVVKAADGLPVLFDSGIRSGADVVKALALGATAVGIGRPYAYGLALGGADGIVHVLRSLLAEADLLMAVDGYPTPADLTPESLVRLPHHQ; this comes from the coding sequence ATGCCCCAGCAGTTCGGCGACTACCAGAACGAGATCTACCTGCACGGCCTCGGCGGGGTGTTGCCCACCCTGCCGATGGCCTTCGCCGAACTGGAGGCCCGGGCCGAGGCCGCGCTACCGCCGTCCGTCTGGTCGTACGTGGCCGGCGGGGCCGGCGACGAGCACACCCAGCGGGCCAACGTCCGGGCCTTCGAGCGCTGGGGCCTGCACCCGCGGATGCTGGTCGGGGCCAAGCAGCGCGACCTGAGCGTGGAGCTGTTCGGCCTCACCCTGCCGTCGCCGCTGTTCATGGCCCCGGTCGGGGTGATCGGCCTGTGCGCCCAGGACGGGCACGGCGACCTGGCCACCGCCCGGGCCGCTGCCCGCACCGGGGTGCCGATGGTGGCCTCCACGCTGAGCGTCGACCCGCTGGAACGGGTCGCCGGCGAGTTCGGCGACACGCCCGGCTTCTTCCAGCTCTACACGCCGACCGACCGTGAGTTGGCCGCGAGCCTGGTGCACCGCGCCGAGGCCGCCGGGTTCAAGGGCATCGTGATCACCCTGGACACCTGGATCACCGGCTGGCGCCCGCGCGACCTGGCCACCGGCAATTTCCCGCAGCTGCGCGGGCACTGCCTGGCCAACTACTTCACCGACCCGGTCTTCCGGGCCCGGCTCAAGCAGACCCCCGAGGAGAACCCCGGCGCCGCCGTGCTGGAGTGGGTCGGCGTCTTCGGCAACCCGTTGACCTGGGACGACCTGCCCTGGCTGCGCTCGCTGACCACGCTGCCGATCATCCTCAAGGGCCTGAGCCACCCCGACGACGTCCGCCGCGCCAAGGACGCCGGCGTGGACGGCGTCTACTGCTCCAACCACGGCGGCCGCCAGGCCAACGGCGGCCTGCCCGCCCTGGACGCCCTGCCCGGCGTGGTCAAGGCCGCCGACGGCCTGCCGGTCCTCTTCGACTCGGGGATCCGCTCCGGTGCCGACGTCGTCAAGGCCCTCGCCCTCGGCGCCACCGCCGTCGGCATCGGCCGCCCCTACGCTTACGGCCTGGCGCTCGGCGGCGCGGACGGCATCGTCCACGTGCTGCGCAGCCTGCTCGCCGAGGCCGACCTGCTGATGGCCGTGGACGGCTACCCGACGCCGGCCGACCTCACCCCCGAGTCCCTGGTGCGGCTCCCCCACCACCAGTGA
- a CDS encoding VOC family protein, whose protein sequence is MSTRLTAVVVEALEVRALAEFWARALEWESAPGDGRVVVRSKAGDGVELWFVPSERPKQGKNRLHLDLAGGEEPPSSVRRLLALGAERVDIGQGAVPWEVLADPEGNEFCVLPVADTGGPLVQLCQDAADPRQQGRFWAEATGWTVVEQGSRGVRLRGADPPPAFGRGDPHGPTLVMGPPVAPKSGTNRLRFALTAAGAADQLLTDPEGNEYHLVTGGGGAAPGTRG, encoded by the coding sequence ATGTCGACACGGCTGACGGCTGTGGTGGTGGAGGCGCTCGAGGTGCGGGCGCTGGCGGAGTTCTGGGCACGGGCGCTGGAGTGGGAGTCGGCGCCGGGCGACGGGCGGGTGGTGGTGCGGTCGAAGGCGGGGGACGGGGTCGAGCTGTGGTTCGTCCCCTCGGAACGGCCGAAGCAGGGCAAGAACCGGCTGCACCTCGACCTGGCCGGCGGCGAGGAGCCGCCCTCGTCGGTGCGCCGGTTGCTCGCCCTGGGGGCCGAGCGGGTGGACATCGGGCAGGGCGCGGTGCCGTGGGAGGTGCTGGCCGACCCCGAGGGGAACGAGTTCTGCGTCCTGCCGGTGGCGGACACCGGCGGGCCGCTCGTTCAGCTCTGCCAGGACGCCGCCGACCCGCGGCAGCAGGGCCGGTTCTGGGCCGAGGCGACCGGCTGGACCGTGGTGGAGCAGGGGAGTCGGGGCGTCCGACTGCGCGGCGCCGACCCTCCCCCAGCCTTCGGCCGGGGGGACCCCCATGGGCCGACCCTGGTGATGGGGCCGCCGGTCGCACCCAAGTCCGGTACCAATCGGCTGCGGTTCGCCCTCACCGCCGCCGGGGCGGCGGATCAGCTGCTCACCGACCCCGAGGGGAACGAGTACCACCTCGTCACTGGTGGTGGGGGAGCCGCACCAGGGACTCGGGGGTGA
- a CDS encoding ion channel protein: MGDGEHQQMSARVLLALVVPAVLVGVVSALLLLGVSKLAGQLEHFWWHYLPQQFGFGGFDRWWIVLVLTVTGVLVGLVVWLMPGHGGPDPATTSLVEAPQPPRVLPSLAVVTVLALAGGVSLGPENPITMINIALAYWLGHKLLPRTKAVLWVALAAAGTIGALFGTPVAAALILSEAPAEPGGPALWDRLFAPLVSAAAGAITTLEIAGNEFVIDLPRFPGGGLTDAGWALLVGALAAAVGMAAVYAFAPLHRLFQRLRHPALTITLGGLLLGGLGALGGELTLFKGLDQVKELATSYTQHSGWGLLGLAAVKLVALLVAGTSGFRGGRIFPAVFVAAALGCAINTAVPDVPVALAVACAVEGLLMAVTRAGWLSLFTAAAIVPDPGLLPFLCVAALPAWLLVTGRAEMQVRAEPRAAAG; this comes from the coding sequence ATGGGCGATGGAGAGCACCAGCAGATGTCGGCGCGCGTCCTGCTCGCATTGGTGGTGCCGGCGGTGCTGGTGGGGGTGGTGTCCGCGCTCCTGCTGCTGGGGGTGAGCAAGTTGGCCGGCCAGCTGGAGCACTTCTGGTGGCACTACCTGCCGCAGCAGTTCGGCTTCGGCGGGTTCGACCGCTGGTGGATCGTGCTGGTGCTGACGGTCACCGGGGTGCTGGTGGGGCTGGTGGTCTGGCTGATGCCCGGTCACGGCGGGCCCGATCCGGCGACGACCAGCCTGGTGGAGGCGCCGCAGCCGCCCCGGGTGCTGCCCAGCCTCGCGGTGGTGACGGTACTGGCCCTGGCCGGCGGGGTGAGCCTCGGCCCGGAGAACCCGATCACGATGATCAACATCGCACTGGCCTACTGGCTGGGCCACAAGCTGCTGCCCCGGACCAAGGCCGTGCTCTGGGTCGCCCTGGCGGCGGCGGGCACGATCGGCGCGCTCTTCGGGACACCGGTGGCGGCGGCGCTGATCCTCTCCGAGGCGCCCGCCGAGCCCGGCGGGCCGGCCCTCTGGGACCGGCTCTTCGCGCCGCTGGTGTCGGCGGCGGCCGGGGCGATCACCACGCTGGAGATCGCGGGCAACGAGTTCGTCATCGACCTGCCCCGCTTCCCGGGCGGAGGCCTGACGGACGCCGGCTGGGCGCTGCTGGTCGGCGCACTGGCGGCGGCCGTCGGCATGGCGGCCGTCTACGCCTTCGCGCCGCTCCACCGGCTGTTCCAGCGGCTCCGCCACCCGGCGCTCACCATCACCCTCGGCGGCCTGCTGCTCGGCGGGCTCGGGGCGCTCGGCGGGGAGCTCACCCTGTTCAAGGGGCTCGACCAGGTCAAGGAGCTCGCCACCAGCTACACCCAGCACAGCGGCTGGGGCCTGCTCGGGCTGGCTGCGGTCAAACTGGTGGCCCTGCTGGTGGCCGGAACCAGCGGCTTCCGGGGCGGGCGGATCTTCCCGGCGGTCTTCGTGGCGGCGGCGCTGGGCTGCGCGATCAACACCGCCGTGCCGGACGTCCCGGTGGCACTGGCGGTGGCCTGCGCGGTGGAGGGCCTGCTGATGGCGGTCACCCGGGCCGGCTGGCTGAGCCTGTTCACGGCGGCCGCGATCGTCCCGGACCCCGGGCTGCTGCCGTTCCTGTGCGTGGCGGCGCTACCGGCCTGGCTGCTCGTCACCGGGCGGGCCGAGATGCAGGTCCGGGCCGAGCCGCGCGCCGCCGCCGGGTGA
- a CDS encoding serine/threonine-protein kinase, with protein sequence MNAGGPGGQRIDDRFELVERLGGGGMGLVWRAWDTALHREVALKEVRPPDPAMDGGDPAATAVLRERVLREARSLARLQHPNVVVIHHIVDRPELAHPWLVMELVPGGSLDHRLKQGALPPAEAVRIGRGVLGALRAAHAAGIQHRDVKPGNVLLRADGSPVLTDFGIAALSGATSLTTTGGLIGSPEYIAPERIRGVEGDPASDLWSLGMLLYVAVEGHHPLRRGTSLATLAAVLDEPLPPPVRAGALGPALAAVLARNPGERPDAAAFDRMLAAAESAGVFEETMQLRVPPALQLVPLAPVAPAVPVPPVAPAVPVPPVAPYRRRGPLLAAAVAVVVLAGVLVWGLGQGADGSAAQGAKSAHSAPPNPSTSAGAPTSTDPATTPATTPATTLAPTTLAPTTPAAAPKVDFLTPAGARALVDTLRPAMGGTQVTELTVFPDHASAQAPNAANHKLYDVFDYTSGGAVERTSGGELASGTRTVDLQTVDWNALPALFAQAPAQLGIAHPTFRYIIVDPDWTNDAPTIRVYLADDYGGTYLAADVKGHVLKTYPRNS encoded by the coding sequence ATGAACGCAGGGGGTCCGGGAGGACAGCGGATTGACGACCGGTTCGAGCTGGTGGAACGGCTCGGCGGTGGCGGCATGGGTCTGGTCTGGCGGGCCTGGGACACCGCGCTGCACCGGGAAGTGGCGCTGAAGGAGGTCCGCCCGCCCGACCCGGCGATGGACGGCGGCGATCCCGCAGCGACCGCCGTGCTGCGGGAGCGGGTGCTGCGCGAGGCGCGGTCGCTGGCCCGGCTGCAGCACCCCAATGTGGTGGTGATCCATCACATCGTCGACCGGCCCGAACTCGCGCACCCGTGGCTGGTGATGGAGCTGGTCCCCGGCGGCTCGCTCGACCACCGCCTCAAGCAGGGCGCGCTGCCTCCCGCCGAGGCGGTGCGGATCGGGCGTGGCGTGCTCGGCGCACTGCGGGCCGCGCACGCCGCCGGGATCCAGCACCGGGACGTGAAGCCCGGCAATGTGCTGCTGCGCGCCGACGGGTCGCCGGTGCTGACCGACTTCGGCATCGCCGCACTGTCCGGGGCGACCAGTCTGACCACGACCGGCGGCCTGATCGGCTCGCCCGAGTACATCGCGCCGGAGCGGATCCGCGGGGTGGAGGGGGATCCGGCCTCCGACCTGTGGTCGCTCGGGATGCTGCTGTACGTAGCGGTCGAAGGACACCACCCACTGCGCCGGGGCACCAGCCTGGCGACGCTGGCGGCGGTGCTGGACGAGCCGCTGCCGCCACCGGTGCGCGCGGGGGCGTTGGGACCGGCCCTGGCGGCGGTGCTGGCGCGGAACCCGGGGGAGCGGCCGGACGCGGCGGCGTTCGACCGGATGCTGGCGGCGGCGGAGTCGGCGGGGGTGTTCGAGGAGACGATGCAGCTTCGGGTGCCGCCTGCCCTACAGCTCGTACCCCTCGCTCCCGTCGCACCCGCCGTACCCGTTCCGCCGGTCGCACCCGCCGTACCGGTTCCGCCGGTCGCGCCGTACCGGCGGCGCGGGCCGTTGCTGGCTGCCGCCGTGGCCGTGGTGGTGCTCGCCGGTGTGCTGGTCTGGGGGCTCGGGCAGGGCGCGGACGGCTCGGCGGCGCAGGGGGCGAAGTCGGCGCACTCGGCGCCACCGAACCCGAGCACTTCGGCCGGCGCGCCGACCAGCACCGACCCGGCAACCACCCCGGCAACCACCCCCGCCACGACCCTCGCCCCCACCACCCTCGCCCCCACCACCCCTGCCGCCGCGCCCAAGGTCGACTTCCTCACCCCCGCCGGCGCTCGCGCGCTCGTCGACACGCTGCGCCCGGCGATGGGCGGCACCCAGGTCACCGAGCTCACCGTCTTCCCGGACCACGCCTCGGCCCAGGCGCCGAACGCGGCGAACCACAAGCTGTACGACGTGTTCGACTACACCAGCGGCGGCGCGGTGGAGCGGACCAGCGGCGGGGAGCTGGCCTCCGGCACCCGGACGGTGGACCTGCAGACCGTCGACTGGAACGCGCTGCCCGCACTGTTCGCGCAGGCCCCGGCCCAACTCGGCATCGCGCACCCCACCTTCCGGTACATCATCGTCGACCCGGACTGGACCAACGACGCGCCCACGATCCGCGTCTACCTCGCCGACGACTACGGCGGCACCTACCTGGCCGCCGACGTCAAGGGGCATGTGCTCAAGACCTACCCGCGCAACTCCTGA
- a CDS encoding Mur ligase family protein, whose product MTLREVAVLCADLAGARSASASASPSPSPAASPGASLSASLPLVVALAGAVGKRSTTALLARLLAVAPAPATGGGAPSVAVVLNVGCTQGASKQASATALGTLLDALPADGLAVLNADDPYALSLAARSNAPVLTFGRTSGDVRAAAVTLDQLGRPSFTLTDPRGAAARVRLGLPGADQVSYAAAAAAVALGVGLGIDRVAAALGGRGEG is encoded by the coding sequence ATGACGCTGCGCGAGGTTGCTGTGCTGTGCGCCGACCTGGCCGGCGCTCGGTCGGCCTCGGCCTCGGCCTCGCCGTCGCCGTCGCCGGCGGCGTCCCCGGGGGCGTCGCTGTCGGCGTCGCTGCCGCTGGTGGTCGCGCTCGCCGGAGCCGTCGGCAAGCGGAGCACCACCGCCCTGCTGGCCCGGTTGCTCGCGGTGGCCCCCGCACCCGCCACCGGGGGCGGTGCGCCGAGCGTCGCCGTGGTGCTCAACGTCGGCTGCACCCAGGGCGCCAGCAAGCAGGCCAGCGCCACCGCCCTCGGCACGCTGCTCGACGCGCTGCCGGCCGACGGCCTCGCGGTACTCAACGCCGACGACCCGTACGCGCTCTCGCTCGCCGCCCGCAGCAACGCCCCCGTCCTCACCTTCGGCCGCACCAGCGGCGACGTCCGCGCCGCCGCCGTGACCCTGGACCAGCTCGGCCGTCCCAGCTTCACCCTCACCGACCCGCGCGGCGCCGCGGCTCGGGTCCGCCTCGGCCTGCCCGGCGCCGACCAGGTCAGCTACGCCGCGGCGGCCGCCGCCGTGGCCCTGGGCGTGGGCCTCGGGATCGACCGGGTGGCGGCCGCACTGGGAGGCCGGGGGGAGGGGTAG